The DNA sequence GACGCGGCGGCGCACCCCGTCAGCCGTCACGACGAGGTCGGCGGCCTCGACCGGATCGCCACCGCGGTGTGTGAGCTGGACGTGTGAGTCGTTGAGTCGCTCAAGCGACCAGGTCGCGCTGGGCGCGTCCGCGATCTCCACCGATGGTCCCCCGAGGCCCGCAACGACCACCCCGACGACGCCGACGACGATGAACAGTGC is a window from the Salinigranum halophilum genome containing:
- a CDS encoding type IV pilin; this encodes MIDDGDRLLNLFGVAIALFIVVGVVGVVVAGLGGPSVEIADAPSATWSLERLNDSHVQLTHRGGDPVEAADLVVTADGVRRRVSWNGVVSDGDAGVVRADRGVLVQLYWTTDTGERVKLQTWDDP